The following is a genomic window from Pedobacter sp. KBS0701.
AGGATGACAAGGCGATTATCGGTGGTTTTGCTTCCATCAATGGTCAAACAGTAATGGTTATCGGTCACCAGAAAGGTAAAAACACCAAAGAGCGTCAGTTTCGTAATTTCGGTATGGCCAACCCGGAAGGTTACCGTAAAGCATTGCGTTTAATGCGTTTGGCTGAAAAATTCAATAAACCGGTTGTCTCTTTTATCGATACGATGGGTGCTTACCCTGGTTTAGAGGCAGAAGAGCGTGGACAAGGTGAAGCTATTGCCAGAAACTTATTGGAAATGTCTATTCTGCGCGTGCCAATTATTTGCATTGTTGTAGGTGAAGGTGCTTCGGGTGGTGCTTTGGGCATCGGTATCGGCGATAAAGTTTATATGTTAGAGCATACCTGGTACTCTGTAATTTCTCCGGAATCTTGTTCATCTATTTTATGGAGAAGCTGGGATTTTAAAGAGAAAGCTGCTGAATGTTTGAAATTGACTTCTGATGATATGTTTGGCAACAAACTAATCGATGGCATCATTCCTGAGCCGCTTGGTGGTGCACACCAGGATCCGGAATTGATGGGTAAAACATTAAAAGAGTATATCGTTAAAGATTTAACTGCTTTAGGTAAATTAAAAACGGATAAGCTGATCGAACAACGAATTGATAAATTCTGTGCGATGGGTGTAGTAAACGAATAATCATTAACTAAAATAAATTTGAATCCTGTTTGGCAATGCTGAATGGGATTTTTTTTTGCGCGCTCACGCTCGTTTCTAACGAGCGTGTAAATAGGATACCGTATTTTACGGTGTTAGTTATCAATATCTTTAGCTTGCTTTACGATTATATCGTAAAGCAATTGCTGCACTCGAAACGAGCGCAAGCATTCAATAAATATTAATCAATGTCTAGTAATTCAATTTCTATTAGTCCTCTAAGCCCATGATAATTAGTCGCGGAACTATAAATATAATGTTCGGGCTCTGATACAATTCCAGCTCTAACTGGATTTTGATGAATGTAATTTAGCTTTTGAAATGTAAAATCTCGACTGATTAATTCAATAGCATGGTAACCATCTTGCCAAACCTTATAATTCTCAATTCTTGTCAAGTATTTACCTGCAAATTCAAATTTATTTAGCAGCCACTTTTTCCTGCTTTCATTTCCTGAAGTAATCTCTTTGATAATCGCCCTATTCGTAAACTTTTTAAAATCTCTAATAATTTCAAAAAGCTTTACATCTCCACTCGCAGAGGCAATGAGATGTATGTGGTTGGTCATCATGCAATAGGCGTAAAGTGTTAACCCTTTGTTGGATTGGCAGTGTTTTAGTGAATTAATAATAATTTCTTTATACGATGATCGGGTGAATATATCTACCCAATCTACAATCGTAAAAGTTAAAAAATAGATGCCTTCCGGATCTCTTGCTTGGTATTGATCTGACATTTAATAAAAATATTTATTTATTCAGAAAAATCATAATTGCTCATGCTTGTTCCAACGAGCATATAGATAGTTGGTCATATTTACGACTTATATCCTAAATTTAAATTTATATCATCTTTTACGATGAAATCGTAAGGCTATTACTGCGCTCGTTAGAAACGAGCGCAAGCAAAAAAAAGCAGCTACAAATTAATGCAGCTGCTTTGTAAGCTATTTTTAAATCCGTTTATTACTGCGGGCTTTGTTGTGGGAAGAACATTGATAAACGGCCTTCGAGGTTGTTGAATGTTTTCTGCAGCTTCTCGCTCAACTTATCCTGACCTGCAGCTTTACTGGTTTTAATCATTCGGTCCAGATAATATAAGCCGGTTTGAATATTCTGCGATCCGGTTAAACCTTTTGATTGTGAAATATCAGCCAGGTAGTTTAATTCCTTATTGATATAATCGCCGGATTTGTCTAAAATATCATTCGCCCTGGCAGTTTCACCTAGTTTATATAAGTTTTCAGCCATATAGAATTTCACTACAACGGTACGGATGCCGAAGAATTTATCAGGCATTACCGCGAAATATTTATCTACTACTTTTTTAGCTTCAGCAATTTTACCTTCTTTAATCAAGCTGTTGGTTAAGCTACTGAAGATATTGGTAAAAATGAAAGTATCATCTGATGATTGCGGATCTAAATATTTAGCAGTTTTCATATTTCCCCACTTAAATTTAGTCATCACATTATTGTATAAAACAGGGGTATTCAATTGCTCTGGTCTATCTTCAGATGCAGTTGTATCAGCTTTAAGCGGTAATAAACGCATGGCCAAACCTTCATTGTATAAATACTTATCCAAGCCATTATATTGCTCAGAAGGTACAGTAGAAGCGAAATAAATCGGACGTTTCCAGTTGTTATGTGCAAGGATATCGAACATGGCCAAAGTCCCTTTAGTAACATAACCTTTATTGAATTTCCAATCCATTGTGGTGGTAATTTTTGAAGCATCAGCTGCAGGCAATGTTCCTGTGCTGATTACTTGCTGTGGATCTACTGTAATTTTAAGGTTTTTAGTTGGTAGGAAATTAGATTTCGATCCATCTTGCATGGCTACTTTATCACTCTCATCGTTTGATAACAATAAATCAACTACATTTTTAAGCTCAACATTACCTGCAATTTTATAATCATCATAAGGCATTACGTCTCTTTCACCCTGTACATATTGTTCAGGTTTCATGGTAATTGGCAATGGAGCCGATTCATTTTGTTTTTGTCTTAAACCATTGATGTACCAATCTGTATCGAATAAACTTAAGTTTACAATGCGAACATCAGGGCGAACATTCTCTACCTCCTGGATATACCAAAGCGGGTAGGTATCATTATCGCCGTAAGTAAATAGGATGGCATTTGGTGCACAGGATTGTAAGTAATCCAGAGCAATATCATGAGGAACCAGTTTCGTAGAACGGTCATGGTCATCCCATCCTTGCTCGGCCATAATTACCGGAGCAGCCAATAAACCGATAACCGTTGCACCAATGGCACCGGCAGTTGGAGTTAGTTTTTTAAACAACCACTCTTTAATGGCCAGTGCCCCGAGCCCAATCCATATCGCAAAGGCATAAAAAGATCCTACATAAGCATAATCCCTTTCACGAGGTTCCAGAGGCTTTTGGTTTAAGTATAATACAATCGCGATACCCGTAAAAAAGAATAACAAAGCCACTACGCCAGCATCTTTCTGGTTGCGTTTAAAGTGCCAAAGTGCGCCAATTATTCCCATAATCAACGGTAAAAAGAAGAAACGATTGTATGCTTTATTATCAACTGTTGATGGTGGCAAATGACTTTGATCTCCACGTAACCAGCTATCAAACGGTTTAATACCACTAATCCATTCTCCTTCAAATCCGCTTCCCTGACCTTGTTCATCGTTCTGGCGACCAACAAAATTCCAGAAAAAGTAACGCATATACATGTAGCCGATCTGGTAGCTGGCCAAAAAGCCAACATTATCAACTAAATTCGGGTGTTTACTATCATCCAAATGCATCCACTCTTTATAAAAACTGGCATGTTTAGGGTCGTCGCTATACATACGTGGCAATAAAGTGTTGTTGCTGTATTCGTAATCGGTTTTTTTACCCGCTACCTCGTATTTGTCTTTTCCTTTTCTCCAGATGGTTTTACCTTCTGTTACACCTGTTCTTTCAGAGTTATAATTAGGACCGTAACCCAATGGCCTATCGCCATATTGCTCACGGTTTAGGTAACTTAAGAAAGAGAAAGCATCTTTAGGTGCACTGTTATTTAAATTCGGATCTGCTTTTGCCCTGATGATGATCATCGAGAAGGATGCATAACCGAAAATGATTAAAACGGTAGAGATTAAACCTAAGTTTAATAATTTCTTTTGATGCTTGATCGAATAACGGATCCCCCAAACCAGGGCACCGATTAATAAAATGGCGAAGAATAAAACGCCGGTTCCAAAACCAAGACCTAATGTATTTACAAAGAACAGATCGAAATACGCACCGAACGAAACCAGGTATTGGATAATACCATATTGGATTACTGCTAAAATTAAGATACCAACAATAAGTGTTTTGAATATACCTGCTGTGGTTGCTTTATCTGTTCTTTTGAAATAATAAATAAAAGCAAGTGCCGGGATGGTTAATAAGTTTAACAAGTGGATACCGATTGATAAACCCATAATATAGGCGATAAACAGTAACCAACGATCGGCGCGTGGCTCATCGGCATGCGCTTCCCATTTAAGGATAGCCCAGAATACAATGGCTGTGAATAAAGAGGATTGCGCATAAACCTCTGATTCTACAGCCGAAAACCAGAAACTATCAGAGAAAGTATAAGCCAGAGCACCAACGGCACCCGCACCCATAATACTGATCAATTTACCGGTTGTTAATCCTTCACCAGCTTTTAACACCGTTTTTTTAGCCAATGCAGTGATGGTCCAAAATAAAAATAAGATAGTTGCCCCGCTTGAAACAGCCGAGCCTACGTTCATCCAGTAAGCAATTTTGGTTAAATCTCCAGCTGCAAAAATGGAGAAGAAACGTTGGATCATTAAGAATAAAGGCGCACCAGGCTGGTGAACAACCTGCATTCTAAATGCCGATGCGATAAATTCACCGCAATCCCAAAAACTGGCAGAAGGCTCTAAGGTTAAAACGTAAGTTAGTGTAGCAATTAAAAAGCAGATCCAGCCTACTATATTATTAACTTTTGAATAATTCATTGGTTTGTTTAATGATATTAAAAATTGTTTTCATATAAAAATGCTGCCGAAATTAACTATTCTAGTCGATAAAACAGGTAAATTTTTGCATTGATTTAACAATTTTTAACGGCTTAAGGCCTTTAACATAAAGGATTTTAATTTATTGGAAAGCAAAAACCCACAAGCAGAAATGTAAAATCTGCCTATGGGTTAAATTTAGAATGTTTTTTGCCTATCCTGCGGCAAACGGGGTAAACCTTACAATCAGGTCGTTGTATTGTTTCTCAAGGCTTTTGCTCAGTGCTGCTTGTTTAAATACCTCTGTTAATTTTACCATTTGCCCTAAATAACTAAGATAGAAACGTACATCCTGTTCTGATGACAGCTGATTTTTGCTCTCTGAAACATCGGCCAGGTGGGTGAGTTCCTTGCCCACATAATCGGCCGTTTTTTTGATCATTGCATTGGCACGATTTAAATCATTTAACCGATACAGGCTTTCGGTAAAATAATAAGTGCTCATTACCTGGCGCATACTGTAAAATTTAGATGGGATTACCGCAACATACTTGTCCGCTACTTTTTTGCTCTCCGCAATTTTGCCTTCGTTGATCATGCCGTTTAATAAACCATTAAACATATTCGATAACATGGTTACATCATCAGCAGATTGCCTGTCTAAATGATTGGCATTTTTGATATTACCAAAACCATACACATTCATCAGGTTGTTATACAAAGGTTTAATGTTGATGCGCTCATAATCTTCTGTAATGGCTGTATCGGGTTTTAATGGAAGCAGCCTTTTGTTCAATCCTTCCGAATAAAGGTATTTGTTCAATCCTACGTATTGCTCATCTGGCATGGCTCCGGTAAAATAAATCGGCCGTTCCCAGTTGTTATGCGCCAAAATATCAAATAAAGCCAGTGTACCTTTGGTTACGTAATTTTGGTTAAATGTCCATTCCATGCTGCTCGCAATTTTGCCTGCATCTTCTTTGGGTATCGTACCTGTATCCAAAACCTGTTGTGGACTTACCGCAAGTTTCAGATTCTTAGTCGGTAATACATTGTATTTCGAGCCATCGTTCATGGTTACCTTATCTTCATCGTGATCGGAGAGGAGTACATCCAAAATTTGCTGTAATTCGATATGTTGTGCAATCTTATAATCCTGGTAATACATAATGTCCCTCGTCCCTTCAACATATTGCTCAGGTTTTAGGGTGATAGGAAGTGGTGCCGATTCATTTTGCTTTCTGCGCATGCCATCGATATACCAATCGGCAGTAAATAAACTCAGGTTTACCACCCGCACATCCGGACGTACATTTTCCACTTCCTGCGCATACCAAACAGGGTAGGTGTCGTTATCGCCGTAAGTAAATAAAATGGCATTGGGCGCACATGATTTAAGGTAATTGACTGACATATCCCTGGCTACATGGCTATCAGAACGGTCGTGATCGTCCCAGCCCTGGTTGGCCATAATAATTGGTGCACCGAGCAAAGCAATAACCGAAGCAAAGATACTTGCACGTACAGGTGTTAGTTTTTTGAAAATAAAGTCTTTTAATCCAAATACACCTAACCCTATCCAGATGGCGAAGGCATAAAATGAGCCTACATAAGCATAATCCCTTTCGCGGGGCTCAATCGGTACAGAATTTAAGTAAACAACAATCGCAATTCCGGTAAAAATGAATAATAAACCGATAATGCCGGCATCTTTTTGGTTGCGTTTAAAGTGCCAAACTGCACCAATTAAACCGATGATTAAAGGTAAAAAGAAAAACCTGTTATAGGCTTTATTCTCTACAATAGACGGCGGCAGATTTTTTTGACTGCCAAGCCTGATGGCGTCTACTGGTTTAATGCCACTTAGCCAATTGCCATCTTTTCCGCCAAACTGTCCATCTTCGTTATCCTGCCGGCCTACAAAATTCCACATAAAATAACGCATATACATCTGTCCGGTCTGGAAAGAGAACAGATATTTTAAATTATCGATAAGTGTAGGTTTATGTGCATCATCAAAACCCATATAACTTTTGTAAAACCTCACATGTTCAGGTTTATCACTGTACATCCGTGGCATTAAAGTCTTATCGGCAAAAACATAGGCTGATTTTGTTCCCGCCGGTTCGTATTTTTTGTCGCCTTTACGGATAACTTTGCCCGTTTCTTTAATGTCGATTTTTTCTGAATTGTAATTCTCCCCATAAAGTAAAGGCCTGTCGCCATATTGGTCGCGGCCCAGGTACCTCGAAAGCGAGAATACATTATCCACGTTATAATTGTTCAGGTTAGGTTTGGCCTGTGCTCTGATAACTAATAACGCAAAAGAACTGTATCCAAATAAAAGTAATACAGTGAATAACAGGATCAGGTTTAAAGCCCTTTTGTTTTTAAGGATGGAATAACGGATACCATAAACTAAGCTTCCGATCAATAAAACAGCAAAAAATAATATCCCCGAACCAAAGCCAAGGTTCATGGAATTTACAAAAAAGTAATCGAAGCTTGCTGCAAGCGATACCACGTATTGGATGATACCAAATTGCACCACAGCTAAAGCTGCGATGGAAACAAAAAATATTTTTAGAACACCTTGCCAGCTTGGCGATGGATTCTTTTTAAAATAATAAACAAATATTAATGCAGGAATGGTAAGCAGGTTTAAAATATGCACGCCGATAGAAAGTCCCATAATATAGGCTACAAAAAGTAACCATCTGTCTGCTTTTGGTTCATCAGCCTGCGATTCCCATTTTAAGATACCCCAAAATACGATGGCGCTGCAAAGCGATGACATGGCATAAACCTCAGCCTCTACTGCCGAAAACCAGAAACTATCAGAAAAAGCATAAGCCAGCGCGCCAACCAGGCCGGCACCCATAATGCCAATGATTTGCTGTTTGCTGATTTCTTCCCCTTTTTTAATCACTGTTTTCTTTGCCAAAGCGGTAATGGTCCAGAATAAAAACAAAATCGTTCCTGCGCTTGCAAGGGCCGAAGCAATATTAACAAAATAGGCTACTTTAGTTTTATCGCCAAAAGCCAGGGCAGAGAATAATCTCTGGATCATAGAAACAATGGGTGCTCCAGGCTGATGCACGACCTCCATACGGAAAGCTGAGGAGATGAATTCCCCACAATCCCAGAAACTTACGGATTGATCTAAAGTTAAGATGTACGTGAGTGCGGCAACGCTAAAACAGAGCCAGCCTCCAATGGTGTTGATCCTTGAGTAATTCATAGTTTAATTTTAGTCTTTGATAATAAATGATTTAAGTGGTTAGCGGTAAAAAAAGTCGTAGAAAAAAATAAAATGTTGCACCGGATATGATCATTTTTTTATCTTTGCATCGCAAACAAAGAACAGCAGGAAAGAAATTGAAAATATTTTAAAATCACTCTTGCATATTTAAAATAAGGTTCCTACATTTGCATTCCCTTTCGAGGAGAATATCCTTGAAAAGTTTTTGTCCGATAGTATAAGGGTAGTACAACGGTTTTTGGTACCGTTTGTCTTGGTTCGAATCCAGGTCGGACAACTAAAATTTAATAACGGATCATGTTTTAAATAGACATGATCCGATTTTTTTTAACCGTAACTACACGAACCCATGCCATTGCAGTTTAACCCGGTAAAGCTTTTTTCCGGAACAGGTTCTAAGGGATTATCACTTAAGATTGCCGAGCACTACGGCAAGCCACTTGGTAGCGTCACCATTCACAAATTCAGTGATGGAGAGTTTCAGCCTTCCTTTGATGAGTCAATCCGTGGTAGTGATGTTTTTCTAATCCAGTCAACTTATCAGCCCAGCGATAATTTAATGGAGCTTTTGCTAATGGTTGATGCAGCTAAAAGAGCATCAGCACATTATATTACAGCAGTGGTTCCTTATTATGGTTTAGCCCGTCAGGATAGAAAAGACAAACCGCGTGTAGCAATCGGTGCCAAATTGGTGGCTAACTTATTGAAATCAGCAGGTATTCACCGTATTATGACGATGGATTTACATGCTGCACAGATACAGGGTTTCTTTGATATTCCGGTTGATCACTTAGACGGATCGGTAATCTTTGTGCCTTATATCAAAAGCTTAGGCTTAAAAAACTTAACCATTGCATCGCCAGATATGGGCGGTTCTTACAGGGCGCGTACTTTTGCCAAGTTTTTTAACGCTGAGGTAATTATTTGTGATAAACGCCGTAAGCGTGCCAACGAAATCGAATCAATGTCGATTATTGGTGATGTAACCGGACAGGATGTTGTATTGATCGATGATATCTGCGATACTGCCGGTACCTTATCAAAAGCTGCGGCTTTGATTATGGAAAACGGTGCAGCAAGTGTAAGAGCGGTTTGTACACATGCTGTTTTATCAGGAAAAGCAATCGAAACCGTAGAAAATTCGGTATTGACAGAGCTGATTGTTACGGATACGATTCCACTAAGACAGGAGAGTCCGAAAATAAGAGTGCTAAGTACAGCCAGTTTATTTGCAAGGGCAATTGCCAATGTAAACGAACACGGGTCAATTAGTGATCTGTTTAGAGTGTAGTGCAAAGCGTTTAACGATAAGCGGTTAAAACGCCAAACGTCAAACAACAAGAAGAGCATAATTAAGGTTGAAGGTGAAAAGTTAAAGGCGTAAGGCTTTTACTTGATACTCGATACTTACTACTAATAAATAAATATAAATAAAAAATGAAAACAATCGCAATTAGCGGTTCTCCAAGAGAGAACGTAGGGAAACGCGATGCCAAGGAACTTCGTTACGAAGGTAAAGTTCCGGCGGTATTGTATGGTGGAAAAGAGCAACAACACTTAGCTGTAGTTATTGCTGATTTAAGAGATGTTATTTATACCCCGGAAGTTAACTTTGTGGAAATTGATGTAAACGGTACTAAAACTAAAGCTATTGTTAAAGATACTCAATATCACCCACTTACCGACGTATTAATGCACATCGATTTTCTTCAGTTATTCGACGAGAAAGAAATCGTTATGGAGATCCCGGTTAAATTAACAGGAACTTCTCCAGGTGTTAAAATGGGGGGTAAATTAATTCAGAAATTACGTAAACTACGTGTTAAAGCATTACCAGCTGATATGCCACAAAACGTAGAGGTAAGCTTAGAGAAATTAGAAGTTGGTAGCTTATTCCGTGTTCGTGACCTTAAAGGTGATAAATACGTAATCACTAACACTCCTGAAGATACTATCGTTTCTGTTGCAATGTCTAGAGCATTAAAACAAGCAGAAACTGAAGCGGCTAAAGGTAAAAAATAATCAGGATTCTTAGGATTTTCCTGATTTTAAGATGAAGCGTTCCGATTTAAGTCGGAACGCTTTTTTGTTTTTAAAGAGGTCAATTTGCCAACGCTAACCGCTAAGTCCTTGATAGTATCTGGACTTGGGACTCAAGAATTCGGATTTCCGACTCCCAACTTTTTCACCTTCAACCCTCCAGCCTTCCCGCCCTCAACCTTTTTATTTATCTTTGCCCCATGAAATATCTTATAGTTGGCTTAGGAAATATCGGACCGGATTATGCGCACACCAGGCATAATATTGGCTTTGATATTGCCGATGAACTGGTTAAAGGTTTAGGTGGTAGCTTTGATAATATCCGTTTGGCCTATTATGCTGAAGTGGGCTTTAAAGGCAAAAAACTGCATGTAATTAAGCCTACTACTTTTATGAACCTGAGCGGTAAGGCCGTAAACTATTGGATGAAGGAACTGAAAATAGCACCAGAAAATGTACTCGTTATTGTTGATGACCTTGCATTGCCCCTGGGAAAGCTAAGATTAAAACTGCAAGGCTCTAGTGCCGGCCACAATGGTTTAAAAAGTATTGAAGAGGTTTGCGGTGGTCAAAACTATGCACGCCTTCGCTTTGGCATTGGTAATGATTATCCGAAAGGCAGACAAGTAGATTTCGTTTTGGGTTTGTTTGATAAAAATGAACAATTGGAGCTTCCTGCATTGATTGATAAAAGTGTAGAGTTGATTAAAAGTTTTGTTACGGTTGGGCCCGCTCATACCATGACGGCTTTTAATAAGTAGGTGGGTTAATTGGTTAACTTCATGCTGTCATCCTGAGCGCAGCGAAGGATCTTTTATAAGCCAAGAATATATAACCATATAAGTAACTATAAGAACATTTAAGCTTATGTGCCCTTAAATGCCTTATATGGTAAATAGAATAGGTAGTTAGATTTTTTGCTCCATACAACCCAAAACAGCAGCACTGCCCTTGCCACCTAAACCTGATCGCAGTGGTTCCGATTTTTCATCGGAAGGAACGGAGAGCGGGGCTGCACTAACCTAAACGCATCTGCACCTGATTTCCAAAAAAAAAGATAACATTATTGGCGCGTTAGCCTCGGAGTGTCGTCATTTCGAGCGGAGTGCAACGCAGTCGAGAAATCTATTTTCCAATTTAATCTGGCTCATAGATCTCTCCGTTCCGCGATGCTCCAGTCGAGATGACAATCTTTCTATAAGAATCTGTTATTGATAACTTAGTCAAAAGGCCAGCGCTTGCAATTACGAAAAGCTACTAAACAAAAAAAGACCATCTTTCGATGATCTTTCCTGTAAATATGTTTCAGTTAGTGTTTATTTAACTTGTTCTTGAGCCCTTGCAATATAAGCATCAATTAATTGTGCTTCTGCGCTCTCCGGATATTGAGTTTTAACTTTAGTGTAAGCATCAACTGCACCTTTAAAATCTTTCAGGTTTTCGTTAACCAATCCTAATTTCTTTAAAAACATTGGCGAAGTAAATTTACTTGCTTTATCTGCTGCTTTTTTATAATATGTAGAAGCTTGTTTGTAGTCTTTCAACTCGCTATAGGCATCACCTAATAAACCTAAAGCCAATGGGTCTGCAACCGGGCTGCCGGTAGCGCTATATTTGTTCAATGACTCTATAGCTTGTTTATATTCGCCTTTACGTAAGTAAATGCCGCCCAAATAAAGGTTGGCTAAGTTTGCCGATTTTGTGTTATCGTACTCTTTAGCAATCTGCTCCAAGCCTGGGTAACCACCTTCACCTTTAACAGCTCTGTTCGACAATGAATCTACTCCGACAGATTGCTCTGCTTTGTACATTTTGCTGGCGGCTTCTTCAGCACGACCTTTTAAATACACGCCTTGATACCAAAGATATATTAAAACTAATAAAACTACAGCACCTGCAATAAACAGTAAGCTTTTATTATTCTCTTGTAAAAATGAACCTTTTTTAGTTGGTTGAATTGTCTGGTTATCTGTTGTAGACATGTTTGTTTAAAAAATTTAAGATTGCAAAAATACATTTTTCAATCAAAGTATCAATCTTTATTTTGAAGTATTTGATTAAACATTAGTTATTTAGGCCTGCAGATCGTAAAATCATCACGATCATTAGCGCAACAAGCTAATTAGTGTATTAAACCAGGTTTGGTTATCGCTAAAAATACCTGTGTGGTTAATGACCAGGTATACCGTTTGACTTTCCGATCGGCTCAGGGTCGATCTAATTCTAATGGGCTGCCAGAATGCACCGAAGTTTTTTGCGGATGAAGCTGGGAATAAATCATCGAAGCCCATATAAACCTCTTCTATATGTGATAATGGAAGTTCCAATTGTTCATCTCCGGTAATAAAAAGACCGTTGGAAGCCAACAAGATATCGCCCTCGTGATTGTGAACTGGTTTTAAAAACGAAAATAAACCTGCGATTTTTTTAATCCAGTTCGAATTTTTATCATTGGTCAGTTCGTGATCATAAGACCATAGAACATTCCCTTCTAACATTTTTTGTGCAACCATTTATTTTTCCTTGCGATGAAAGTACAGTTTTTTTAAATGTTATTAACGTTTATTTTAAACAATGAATGTTAAGAGGCTAAAAAAGGGTAAATTTGTGACATATTTATGTGGTTAAAAAATATTACCCTTCTAAATTTTAAGAACTATACCGATGCAGATCTCCATTTCTCGGAAACGGTAAATGTTTTTACCGGTAATAATGGCTCTGGCAAAACGAACATGCTTGATGCGATTCACTACCTGTGTCTATGTAAAAGTTACTTTAATCCCATTGATAGCCAGCAGATCAAAACCAATGAAGAGGTTTTTATGATCCAGGGCGATTTTGACCGCAACGAAAAAAACGAAAAAATTTCCTGCGGCGTAAAACGCAATCAGAAAAAGCAATTCAAGCGCAATAAAAAGGAATACGATAAACTGGCCGATCACATCGGACTTTTCCCGGTAGTGATGGTTTCTCCCTATGATGTAAACCTGATTATGGAAGGCAGTGAAGAGCGAAGAAAGTTTATCGATAATGTGATTTCGCAAACCGATGCGCATTACCTCGATCAGCTGATTACCTATAACCGTATTTTGCTAAACCGGAATGCTTTGCTAAAGCAGATCGCCATAACCCGAAAATACGATCCAACATTGCTTGAAATTTTGGATGAACAATTGGTTATTGCCGGCAATAAGATATTCTCCATCCGAAAAGCTTTTATGGATCAGTTTATTCCATTGTTTAACCAATATTATACCTACCTTACCGAAAATAAGGAAATCGTTGAG
Proteins encoded in this region:
- a CDS encoding DUF2723 domain-containing protein, encoding MNYSKVNNIVGWICFLIATLTYVLTLEPSASFWDCGEFIASAFRMQVVHQPGAPLFLMIQRFFSIFAAGDLTKIAYWMNVGSAVSSGATILFLFWTITALAKKTVLKAGEGLTTGKLISIMGAGAVGALAYTFSDSFWFSAVESEVYAQSSLFTAIVFWAILKWEAHADEPRADRWLLFIAYIMGLSIGIHLLNLLTIPALAFIYYFKRTDKATTAGIFKTLIVGILILAVIQYGIIQYLVSFGAYFDLFFVNTLGLGFGTGVLFFAILLIGALVWGIRYSIKHQKKLLNLGLISTVLIIFGYASFSMIIIRAKADPNLNNSAPKDAFSFLSYLNREQYGDRPLGYGPNYNSERTGVTEGKTIWRKGKDKYEVAGKKTDYEYSNNTLLPRMYSDDPKHASFYKEWMHLDDSKHPNLVDNVGFLASYQIGYMYMRYFFWNFVGRQNDEQGQGSGFEGEWISGIKPFDSWLRGDQSHLPPSTVDNKAYNRFFFLPLIMGIIGALWHFKRNQKDAGVVALLFFFTGIAIVLYLNQKPLEPRERDYAYVGSFYAFAIWIGLGALAIKEWLFKKLTPTAGAIGATVIGLLAAPVIMAEQGWDDHDRSTKLVPHDIALDYLQSCAPNAILFTYGDNDTYPLWYIQEVENVRPDVRIVNLSLFDTDWYINGLRQKQNESAPLPITMKPEQYVQGERDVMPYDDYKIAGNVELKNVVDLLLSNDESDKVAMQDGSKSNFLPTKNLKITVDPQQVISTGTLPAADASKITTTMDWKFNKGYVTKGTLAMFDILAHNNWKRPIYFASTVPSEQYNGLDKYLYNEGLAMRLLPLKADTTASEDRPEQLNTPVLYNNVMTKFKWGNMKTAKYLDPQSSDDTFIFTNIFSSLTNSLIKEGKIAEAKKVVDKYFAVMPDKFFGIRTVVVKFYMAENLYKLGETARANDILDKSGDYINKELNYLADISQSKGLTGSQNIQTGLYYLDRMIKTSKAAGQDKLSEKLQKTFNNLEGRLSMFFPQQSPQ
- a CDS encoding acetyl-CoA carboxylase carboxyltransferase subunit alpha, producing the protein MQQIKTSFDFEKPIADLVQQIEKVKQVAEKTKVDMSATLDELDGKLDETTNNLYKNLTGWNKVQMSRHPDRPQTLDYINMICDDFIEMHGDRTVKDDKAIIGGFASINGQTVMVIGHQKGKNTKERQFRNFGMANPEGYRKALRLMRLAEKFNKPVVSFIDTMGAYPGLEAEERGQGEAIARNLLEMSILRVPIICIVVGEGASGGALGIGIGDKVYMLEHTWYSVISPESCSSILWRSWDFKEKAAECLKLTSDDMFGNKLIDGIIPEPLGGAHQDPELMGKTLKEYIVKDLTALGKLKTDKLIEQRIDKFCAMGVVNE
- a CDS encoding transposase encodes the protein MSDQYQARDPEGIYFLTFTIVDWVDIFTRSSYKEIIINSLKHCQSNKGLTLYAYCMMTNHIHLIASASGDVKLFEIIRDFKKFTNRAIIKEITSGNESRKKWLLNKFEFAGKYLTRIENYKVWQDGYHAIELISRDFTFQKLNYIHQNPVRAGIVSEPEHYIYSSATNYHGLRGLIEIELLDID
- a CDS encoding DUF2723 domain-containing protein translates to MNYSRINTIGGWLCFSVAALTYILTLDQSVSFWDCGEFISSAFRMEVVHQPGAPIVSMIQRLFSALAFGDKTKVAYFVNIASALASAGTILFLFWTITALAKKTVIKKGEEISKQQIIGIMGAGLVGALAYAFSDSFWFSAVEAEVYAMSSLCSAIVFWGILKWESQADEPKADRWLLFVAYIMGLSIGVHILNLLTIPALIFVYYFKKNPSPSWQGVLKIFFVSIAALAVVQFGIIQYVVSLAASFDYFFVNSMNLGFGSGILFFAVLLIGSLVYGIRYSILKNKRALNLILLFTVLLLFGYSSFALLVIRAQAKPNLNNYNVDNVFSLSRYLGRDQYGDRPLLYGENYNSEKIDIKETGKVIRKGDKKYEPAGTKSAYVFADKTLMPRMYSDKPEHVRFYKSYMGFDDAHKPTLIDNLKYLFSFQTGQMYMRYFMWNFVGRQDNEDGQFGGKDGNWLSGIKPVDAIRLGSQKNLPPSIVENKAYNRFFFLPLIIGLIGAVWHFKRNQKDAGIIGLLFIFTGIAIVVYLNSVPIEPRERDYAYVGSFYAFAIWIGLGVFGLKDFIFKKLTPVRASIFASVIALLGAPIIMANQGWDDHDRSDSHVARDMSVNYLKSCAPNAILFTYGDNDTYPVWYAQEVENVRPDVRVVNLSLFTADWYIDGMRRKQNESAPLPITLKPEQYVEGTRDIMYYQDYKIAQHIELQQILDVLLSDHDEDKVTMNDGSKYNVLPTKNLKLAVSPQQVLDTGTIPKEDAGKIASSMEWTFNQNYVTKGTLALFDILAHNNWERPIYFTGAMPDEQYVGLNKYLYSEGLNKRLLPLKPDTAITEDYERINIKPLYNNLMNVYGFGNIKNANHLDRQSADDVTMLSNMFNGLLNGMINEGKIAESKKVADKYVAVIPSKFYSMRQVMSTYYFTESLYRLNDLNRANAMIKKTADYVGKELTHLADVSESKNQLSSEQDVRFYLSYLGQMVKLTEVFKQAALSKSLEKQYNDLIVRFTPFAAG